The genomic window ACATCCTTTCATGTAAGGTGGTTTGCGATCAAAATGGCTCCAAGGGTTATGGATTTGTACATTTTGAGACACAGGAAGCAGCTGAAGGAGCTATTGAAAAAATGAATGGGATGCTTCTAAATGATCGCAAAGTATTTGTTGGACGATTTAAGTCTCGTAAGGAACGAGAAGCTGAACTTGGAGCTAGGGCAAAAGAGTTCACCAATGTTTACATCAAGAATTTTGGAGAAGACATGGATGATGAGCGCCTTAAGGATCTCTTTGGCAAGTTTGGACCTGCCTTAAGTGTGAAAGTGATGACGGATGAAAGGGGAAAATCCAAAGGTTTTGGATTTGTAAGCTTCCAAAGGCACGAAGATGCTCAGAAGGCTGTGGCTGAGATGAATGGAAAGGAgctcaatggaaaaaaaatttgtgTTGGCCGAGCTCAGAAAAAAGTGGAACGGCAGACAGAGCTTAAGCGCAAATTTGAACAGGTGAAGCAGGATAGAGTCACCAGATACCAGGGTGTTAACCTTTATGTGAAAAATCTTGATGATGGCATTGATGATGAACGTCTTCGAAAAGAGTTTTCTCCGTTTGGTACAATCACTAGCGCAAAGGTTATGATGGAGGGTGGTCGCAGCAAAGGGtttggttttgtctgtttctCCTCCCCAGAAGAAGCCACTAAAGCAGTTACAGAAATGAACGGTAAAATTGTGGCCACCAAGCCACTGTATGTAGCTTTAGCTCAGCGCAAAGAAGAGCGCCAGGCTCACCTGACCAACCAGTACATGCAGAGAACGACAAATGTGCGAGCCGTGCCCAACCCCGTTATCAACACCTACCAGGCAGCAGCACCTCCTTCGGGGTACTTCATGACAGCTATCCCACAGACTCAGAACCGTGCTGCATACCATCCTCCTAGCCAAATCGCTCAACTAAGACCAAGTGCGCGCTGGACTGCTCAGGGTGCCAGAGCTCATGCATTCCAAAATATGCCCAGTGCTATCCGCCCAGCCGCTCCTAGACCGCCATTTAGTACGATGAGACCAGCTTCTTCCCAGGTCTCACGAGTCATGTCCACGCAACGCGTTGCTAACACATCAGCACAAACAATGGGTCCACGTCCTGCAGCTGCGGCGGCCGCCGCCGCGACTCCTGCTGTCCGCACCGTTCCACAGTATAAGTACGCCGCAGGCGTGCGCAACCCTCAGCAGCATCTGAACGCACAGCCACAGGTGACCATGCAGCAGCCTGCTGTTCATGTACAAGGTCAGGAGCCTTTGACTGCTTCTATGTTGGCATCTGCCCCTCCTCAGGAGCAAAAGCAAATGTTGGGTGAACGGCTCTTTCCTCTCATTCAGGCCATGCACCCTACTCTTGCTGGTAAAATCACTGGCATGTTGTTGGAGATTGATATTTCAGAACTTCTTCATATGCTTGAGTCTCCGGAGTCTCTTTGTTCTAAAGTTGATGAAGCTGTAGCCGTACTACAAGCCCACCAAGCTAAAGAGGCTGCCCAGAAAGTCGTGAACAGTGCCACCGGTGTTCCAACTATTTAAAATTGATCAGGGACCACAGAAAGAAACCCGTGCTTCATCGAAGAAAAATATCTAAACATtgaaaaacttaaatattatgaaaaaaattgcaaaacgtaaaataaattaaaaaaggaaaggaaactgaaCCTTATATACTGAGCAAATGCCAGGTCTAGCAAACCGCTAGGCCTAGATTACTTctgatttaaaaacaacaaccaaaaaaacccccaaaaaatagtaaaatataaaaacaaatcaatgttTTAGAGACCCTGGGAAAAAGAATTTTCAGCAACATACGAAAATTTAAAGCATTCCTTTCTTTAATTCTGTAATTCTTTACTGTGGGATAGCTCAGAATGTCAAGTAGTTCTGTTTTAAATACCAATTGATTACTGAGCAAAGAAACATAATTTGGATTATAAAATtcttgctttaataaaaattacttaaacaatgtaaaaaaaactgtaaaaaaagcaaaaacaaaaaacaaagtttaagaaaaacaaaaaactaccctACCGATTTCCACACAGTACACCAGATAAAAGGAATGAAATACAAGATATATAAATACTTgtaaagctcaacaacaacaaaaagtaaccccataaaaaatgtgGAGTAGATGAATCCTTTCCTGTCAAGTACATACAGAAAGGCCTCTAAACATACAAAAGTGTTTATTGTCAACTTATGAGATGTAAATTGAAATAACAAGATATCAACTCACaatagtgagaatggcatatatcaaaaaagaCTGGAAGCAACCAATGTTGAGGAACATATGGTGAAAAAAGGAAGCGTCATTCACTACTGGCAAAAAATTATCTTGTTCTCACCAGTGGAAGGATGGaattaatcactgtatgactgaaatgaaaacatgaaagttcataagtttgtaactatacctcacagtgattcactaataaaatttttttttaaattatcttgctCAGCCTCTACCGAAAAAGAGAGTAAAAGTTCCTCAAAGAAGTAGGATTACAGCTACCAGATAAACCACTTTTTAGTATCTCACCCCCTACTCACCCCAGCAAAAAAGTTAATTCTAagagatatatgcacatctattttattttttttatattttaaactataaatgcTAAATGCAGTAGTCAGGATGTGGAATCAATAAAATGTACAACAATTGATGGAGTTTtgacagtggaatactatgcagctataagaaaagatgaaatgttcCAGTTTTCTGTAACTTGGGTAGAATGGAAAGgtataatattaagaaaaataaatcagaggggggaCAAATACTAATGACCTCAcccatcagtggtatagagtctgacaaaggaaggaaaaaaggcagcactttttaatgataaaaaaacTCCTGGTCTTGGATTATAAAACTCAGATGACCTACAATGGGGAAAAAGGTAGGTGTCAGGAGGGAACAAAGTGGAGGGCTAAAAGTAACATAAGTACTGTGGTTGTAGGTCTTTGGCACTTTGTAGTAGTGAACTAcagaaaaactattttactttaatatatatCTTGCCTAACAATAAGACTCTCTAAGGCCCTGAGTCTTAGTACCCAAGTTCCAAGACAAAGAACCATTCTATGATGTCATTTTcacaaggaaaaatataaataacttaaaattaacATAACATTATAAAATGTTGATCTGAGCAAagtgatgggtttttttttgcaacaTCAAGTTATACAGCAtagaagtgtttttattttattcactttatttataaggcaagtaccttgggAAACCAATATTTGTTCTATGTGTATTGTGGGATGCCAAGGGAGAGTAAAATCTGAGgtattaaaattgcattttaaaatatatctcccTTCATGGAGATACAGAAGAATATGAAGCAATGCAATGTATTATTTAACCTCAACACCAAGGctagaaataaattgttttgaaTCAGATCAAATGACAGCTTCTTCAGAAAGATTTTAAGAAAAGATACTAGGAGGTGTGCTGATATGATTTAtatcataaaaatgcaaatttcttcatttttgtatCTTTGATTACcccttttttaaatgaacaaaataatgtatttgcTGTTTCAAAACAAATTGTTAAGATAGATAAATTATTTGGATTAAGATGTTTCTGTTTATAGGATACATTTAGAGGCCTAAGACAAAGAATCAATTTAGGATAATATATGGATATGGACTGTTCCAAGATGTTTTGTGAATTCTGATTTGATTTCAGATGACTCTAGTACAAAGGATTTTTAGACTACCCATATGTATTGAACAAAAGCACCACCACTGAATGAAAACCAGACTGAAGATGAACTGGTTGTAGGATGTCCGAAGTTCAaaatttacacacatatacacacatataactgAGTTGGAATTCAATTAACTCATCAGTCCTACTATATTTTATCCCACATCTAGGCTGATGTTTCAAATTAGGTTCCAGAATATTTCAGTATCCTGAACACTAACTGGTAGAATGGGCACATAGGtcctttttctataaaataatcaaaatttattataaacataCCTATTTGTATTTGCAACTATATGCTTGAGggtattaatttacatttttaatttattatatccAAAATTGTTTACTTAATCCAAAATATATCTTTGAGCAAGTAAACATAATGCCATATATCTCTTCAAGAGAATTTCAGGGAAGTAACAGCTTATGGCTTTCAAATAGGCCCTTGGTGGCTTTACATAACATGAACATCATAGATTAAACTCTTTGATGTCAAAGTAAAAATTCCTTTCTCCATATCCTCAGTCAAAGATTTTCTCAAATTCCAGGCAGTGCAGGCTCCTGGCCTGCCCAGGCTGCCCCAGGATCAGGCTGTACCAAGCCTAAGAGCTGCCACTTCCAATTCCAATGGACAGGTGAGCGCCGATCCATCACACATCTGACTTCCACTGGCAGTGGGGTCTGAACAGGTGGATCAATTTCAGCAAACATTAAGAGTGAGAACAAGCCTTATGGATCATTTCACGTCTTCAAAGTTATGTAGCAGAGAAGCAAAGTTTCAAAACTGAGGAAGTGGTGAGAGGCATCCTGAGTCATTTTGATTCCACGCTGGAGCCCGGCACCAAGGAGGAGCTGCTGCAGGCCATGTGCTAACTGGCAGGCCACAGCACCTCCACCTTTGTGGCCTTGCTGCTCAGCCAGCCTCTGCCCTGGGACAGGTAGCCCTCTCCTGGCTAGGAGCACGTTCTTTATCCCCGGGACTCTGCCTGCCTCAGCCCCTTCCCAGCATCACTTTCCTGTAGGAGCATTCTGTCCTCCGTACCAGTCAGTTGGAATTTTGTTCTTTTCCAGTCAagtcctctctggccccagttcttCTAGTCTTCAGGAGTCCCAGAACCTGGTTAGTGCAAGGACCAGGTGACCAGGGTCCAGAATAGTTCCTCTTGGTTCTAGCAGAGCCACGTTGACACTGTAGAAAGTATTCAGCACCCAGCAGGAAACTGTATTTCATGTCCTCCAGGTGATTGCAAGCATCCCAAAAGAGAGGGACCCCAACAAGAATAGCATAGAGATGGACTTATAGCCCATGGCAGTCACCCCAACGTCGAAAGGGCACTTACTGTGCTGCTCTGGGAAGCAGAGCTGAGGGTGGAAGGGACTAAAGGGTGGGAGCTGCTGTGAGGATAATCAAAGCAGAGGGCTGACTGTGCACTCAAGGAGCACTTTATTCCCGTTATGTCTGTAGGGCCAGAGCTGCATGGAGACGAAGGGCAGGTTCAGTCCCTGTTTCTAGACAGCAAAGTTGTCTCCCCAATTCATGACTGGCACATCCTGACTCACATCGATCTTCTAACTCACGACTCACACTCATTCTTCCAGAACCTGGAATTGGGGAGTAAGCTGAACTTGGGTTACCTGGTGAGGACAAAGCTTCCCCCCAAATGATTCTGTGGAAACACagtgttgttttcctttttcttctgaatGTCAGGGGAGCCCAGAGAAGGGAGATGGCGTGTATGTGATGCCACAACGCTCTGAGGGTGAAGTGTGGGCGTTCAGTCTTGGATGCTTCTGACAATCCTGGTATAGAGTGGGGTCTTCTGGGCAAAGAGAGGGATCGGGGTGGTAAATCTCTACAGGATCACAGGACCAATTGACACTGCCATGTAGAACTGCCCAAAGTGTCTCGTCTTCCACGTTGTCTTCACTCAGGTCTCCTGCACATTACCGGTGATGTTAGCAGACTCAGTCTGCCAGGAGGCTGTTCAGGAACTCTATCGCCGACTGCTACTGGCTCTTCTGTGTCACATAGATAGGGCAACTGAAAAAAATGCCTCACATCATATGTCTATCATGGTGGAAGGCAGCAAGAGCACGTCCTTGTATTCCTTGACATGGCCATCCCcaggttccttgagcactgcccagagaaCCCCTCGAAGCACTGAACCTGGAATTCACAGCAACATTTCTAGctatggctccaaaccaaaaataaagcagTCCCCCCAAAATAACCTAATAAACCAACCAATAAAGAAATGTGTTGCACATTGCTGGGATATTCAGCACACACTCCAGGATGGAGTTTctgaattctgtttttctttttgatttgggggtgacATTTGTTGGTACTGAGCTCTGGGCTGAGGGATACTCCTGGAAGGGCCAGTGGGCCCATAAGGAGTGCTGGAGAGCAACCCGAGGTTGGCCATGCTCGAGTCaagagccttaccctctgtatgaTCACTGACCCCAAAACTATTAACTGAGTTTTGATTGCatgttgaaatgtttttaaattatttctaaaaaattcattttgaggAGGTCAggaggatagtacagcaagccgggcacttgctttgcacacaactagcccaggttcaagcccagtagcccatatggtcctacaagtcttccaggactgatccctgagtgcagagcctagagtaagccctgagcacagccataagcgaccctccaaaaataaaaaacacatagtTTTATATACTTCCATTTCATATTAAATACATACATCTACTACTGAAGAAGGAATAAGATTCAGGTTTCATTCATATTTGAGTTTGTCTTTTGCTGCCTTACACCAAAACCACTGTGTTGCTGTAATAACACAAACATTGAAAAGAACTTGATGGGGAGAGAAATAGCATTTGCCAATAATAAAATTGCTACATCTTTGGTGATTTTATACCTATAGGGATAAGTAAACATGTAAATAACATGTTTTTGATAAAATATCTTAGCTGAGCCAATGGGGAAATTGTAGGCAACATACAATTGAACATGTGAACTATAAATAGATTCAATCACCTACAAACCATACTTTATGGACATGCCTGATAAGGCAaaccattttgtgtgtgtgtgtgtgtgtgtgtgtgtgtttgtgttcggGGGAGGAAGATGAGGGGCTTTCAGGCAGTGCTCCCAGCCTCAGGTAACTGTACCCATGGTTGAATGCAAGAATAAGGATTCAGTGCTGTTCAGGCTCTCCATTGATGAAGATGGCCTGGGCAAACATGGCAGTGCTTGATGGACTCCaggacctggtggtgcttggggacctcaaCCACTGTTtttggtaatgcttgggggaccatgagatgctaaGATACAACTGAgcagatgcgtgctgaatgtagactatagattgaacacaatggccactcaatacccctattgcaagccacaacaactccaaagagaaagaaaacaaaagggaatgccctgccacagaggcagggtgggtggggggtatagtattgggcagtgggagggatactgggttcattgatggtggcgaatgagcactggtggagggatggtttctcgaacattgtatgacgaaaacacaagcacggaaatgtgtaaatctgtcactgtactctcatggtgattcactaataataattttaaaataataataaaaaataaaattttaaaataaaaaaaagatttttctcaaATTCCCATATTGGGAACAACTATAACTTCAAATGGTTACGTGTAAAGCAATTAAATGAAAATCTGA from Sorex araneus isolate mSorAra2 chromosome 4, mSorAra2.pri, whole genome shotgun sequence includes these protein-coding regions:
- the LOC101540105 gene encoding polyadenylate-binding protein 1-like, whose translation is MNPSASSYPMASLYVGDLHPDVTEAMLYEKFSPAGPILSIRVCRDTITRRSLGYAYVNFQQPADTERALDTMNFDVIKGKPVRIMWSQRDPSLRKSGVGNIFIKNLDKSIDNRALYDTFSAFGNILSCKVVCDQNGSKGYGFVHFETQEAAEGAIEKMNGMLLNDRKVFVGRFKSRKEREAELGARAKEFTNVYIKNFGEDMDDERLKDLFGKFGPALSVKVMTDERGKSKGFGFVSFQRHEDAQKAVAEMNGKELNGKKICVGRAQKKVERQTELKRKFEQVKQDRVTRYQGVNLYVKNLDDGIDDERLRKEFSPFGTITSAKVMMEGGRSKGFGFVCFSSPEEATKAVTEMNGKIVATKPLYVALAQRKEERQAHLTNQYMQRTTNVRAVPNPVINTYQAAAPPSGYFMTAIPQTQNRAAYHPPSQIAQLRPSARWTAQGARAHAFQNMPSAIRPAAPRPPFSTMRPASSQVSRVMSTQRVANTSAQTMGPRPAAAAAAAATPAVRTVPQYKYAAGVRNPQQHLNAQPQVTMQQPAVHVQGQEPLTASMLASAPPQEQKQMLGERLFPLIQAMHPTLAGKITGMLLEIDISELLHMLESPESLCSKVDEAVAVLQAHQAKEAAQKVVNSATGVPTI